In Pseudomonas poae, a single genomic region encodes these proteins:
- a CDS encoding dihydrofolate reductase — translation MDIKCSVFIAASVDGFIARPDGDIEWLHRPEYETAALNGVTYESFIATVDTLVMGRKTLEKVLSFPEWPYEGLPVIALSHQPLEIPAHLQGKVEVLEADVSALVELLAERGMKHLYIDGGQTVQAFLEAGLINELIITRIPVLLGEGISLFSQVGSAHELRHLGTYASDNGFVQSRYAIAKAVTS, via the coding sequence ATGGATATCAAATGTTCCGTATTTATCGCAGCCAGCGTTGACGGTTTCATTGCACGACCAGACGGTGACATCGAATGGCTACACCGCCCGGAATACGAAACTGCAGCCTTGAACGGCGTGACGTATGAAAGCTTTATCGCCACCGTCGACACGTTGGTCATGGGGCGCAAGACCCTGGAGAAAGTCCTGTCGTTTCCTGAGTGGCCGTATGAAGGCTTGCCCGTCATAGCGTTGTCTCACCAACCGCTGGAGATTCCCGCGCATTTGCAAGGCAAGGTCGAAGTACTTGAGGCGGATGTCAGCGCCCTGGTCGAGCTGTTGGCCGAGCGCGGCATGAAACATCTGTATATCGACGGCGGGCAGACGGTCCAGGCGTTTCTTGAAGCGGGGTTGATCAACGAGTTGATCATCACGCGTATTCCGGTGTTGCTGGGCGAAGGGATTTCGTTGTTCAGCCAGGTGGGCAGCGCGCATGAACTTCGCCATCTCGGCACCTACGCGTCGGACAACGGTTTTGTGCAGAGCCGCTATGCCATTGCGAAAGCAGTGACGTCATGA
- a CDS encoding HIT family protein: MDCIFCNIVRKTSPAHILWEDDQHMAFLSIFPNTPGFSVVIPKQHYGSYAFAQSDEVLAALAVAAKKTALQIDRAFPDVARTGLIMEGYGVDHLHAKLFPMHGTGSDSTFKPLSSKVDKFFEAYEGYVSSHDHVRADDAELAELAAKIRSFA, encoded by the coding sequence ATGGATTGTATTTTCTGCAACATTGTCCGCAAAACCTCCCCAGCCCACATCCTCTGGGAAGACGACCAGCACATGGCCTTCCTCTCGATCTTCCCCAATACCCCCGGTTTCAGCGTGGTGATCCCCAAGCAGCATTACGGCAGTTACGCGTTTGCGCAGTCGGATGAGGTGCTGGCGGCGCTGGCGGTGGCGGCGAAGAAGACGGCCTTGCAAATCGACAGGGCGTTTCCTGATGTGGCGCGTACAGGGTTGATCATGGAGGGGTATGGCGTGGATCACCTGCATGCGAAGTTGTTTCCCATGCATGGGACGGGCTCGGACAGTACGTTCAAGCCGCTGAGTTCGAAGGTGGACAAGTTTTTTGAGGCGTATGAAGGCTATGTATCGTCCCACGATCATGTGCGGGCGGATGATGCCGAGTTGGCAGAGTTGGCGGCCAAAATCCGATCTTTCGCCTAG
- a CDS encoding Na+/H+ antiporter subunit G: protein MMPLWVEVIVAVLLVLSSVFALIGAIGLLRMKDFFQRMHPPALASTLGAWCVALASIVYFSVLKSGPVLHGWLIPILLSITVPVTTLLLARTALFRKRMAGDDVPAEVSSRR from the coding sequence ATGATGCCGTTATGGGTGGAAGTGATCGTGGCGGTGCTGTTGGTGCTGAGCAGCGTGTTTGCGTTGATTGGCGCGATTGGGTTGCTGCGCATGAAAGACTTCTTCCAGCGCATGCACCCGCCGGCACTGGCCTCGACGTTGGGGGCTTGGTGCGTGGCGTTGGCGTCGATTGTGTATTTCTCGGTGCTCAAGTCCGGGCCGGTGTTGCACGGCTGGTTGATTCCAATTTTGTTGTCGATCACCGTGCCGGTGACCACGTTGCTGTTGGCGCGTACGGCGTTGTTCCGCAAGCGCATGGCGGGTGATGATGTGCCCGCCGAGGTCAGCAGCCGTCGCTGA
- a CDS encoding K+/H+ antiporter subunit F — protein MSALLSNAILFSLFLFSLAMVLTLVRLFKGPSAQDRVLALDYLYILAMLMMLVLGIRYASDTYFEAALLIALFGFVGSFALAKFLLRGEVIE, from the coding sequence ATGAGCGCCCTGCTCTCCAATGCGATCCTGTTCAGCCTGTTCCTGTTCTCCCTGGCCATGGTGTTGACCCTGGTGCGCCTGTTCAAAGGCCCGTCGGCCCAGGACCGCGTACTGGCGCTGGACTACCTGTACATCTTGGCGATGCTGATGATGCTGGTGCTGGGTATTCGTTATGCCAGTGACACCTACTTTGAAGCGGCGCTGCTGATTGCGCTGTTCGGTTTTGTGGGCTCGTTTGCCCTGGCGAAATTCCTGCTGCGTGGCGAGGTGATTGAATGA
- a CDS encoding monovalent cation/H+ antiporter subunit D has translation MTWMNQLIVAPILLPLLTAALMLMLGEKRRPLKAKINLVSSLIGLGIAVLLLYWTQKGGPGSIGVYLPGNWQVPFGIVLVVDQLSALMLVLTGIIGVSALLFAMARWDRAGTSFHALFQVQMMGLYGAFLTADLFNLFVFFEVLLAASYGLMLHGSGRARVSAGLHYIAINLLASSLFLIGAAMIYGVTGTLNFADLALKIPLVPEADRGLLHAGAAILATAFLAKAGMWPLNFWLAPAYSSASAPVAAMFAIMTKVGVYTVLRLWTLLFSGQAGASALFGGDWLVYGGMATIICAGLAMVAAQRLERMASLSILVSAGILLSAVGFAQPSLTAGALFYLVSSTLALSALFLLAELIERSRSANDLPLDEEIDALPKAMESLHPRPGVNLDDEQQAVVGQVIPWTMAFLGLSFIACALLIIGMPPLSGFIGKLSLLSALVNPLGLGVSVDAPIRPAAWGLVALLILSGLASLIAFARLGIQRFWTPEERPSPLLRRYECVPIFFLLGLSILLTFKAEPLMRYTQDTAVSLNNPEHYVMAVMATRPVPSPEAKAAALEVQP, from the coding sequence GTTGAAGGCCAAGATCAACCTGGTCTCCAGCCTGATCGGCCTGGGCATCGCGGTGCTGCTGCTGTACTGGACGCAAAAAGGCGGCCCCGGTTCGATTGGCGTGTACCTGCCGGGCAACTGGCAGGTGCCGTTCGGCATTGTGCTGGTGGTGGACCAACTGTCGGCGCTGATGCTGGTGCTCACCGGCATCATCGGCGTGAGCGCGCTGCTGTTCGCCATGGCCCGCTGGGACCGCGCGGGCACCAGTTTCCATGCGTTGTTCCAAGTGCAGATGATGGGCCTGTACGGCGCGTTCCTCACCGCCGACCTGTTCAACCTGTTCGTGTTCTTCGAGGTGCTGCTGGCAGCGTCGTATGGCTTGATGCTGCACGGCTCGGGCCGCGCACGGGTGTCGGCGGGGTTGCACTACATTGCGATCAACCTGTTGGCGTCGTCGCTGTTCCTGATTGGCGCGGCCATGATCTACGGCGTCACCGGCACCCTGAACTTTGCTGACCTGGCATTGAAAATTCCGTTGGTGCCGGAAGCCGATCGCGGCCTGTTGCATGCTGGTGCGGCGATTCTTGCCACGGCGTTCCTGGCCAAGGCCGGCATGTGGCCGCTGAACTTCTGGCTGGCTCCCGCCTACTCCTCGGCCAGTGCGCCGGTGGCGGCGATGTTTGCGATCATGACCAAGGTCGGCGTGTACACCGTGCTGCGCCTGTGGACCTTGCTGTTCTCGGGCCAGGCCGGTGCGTCGGCACTGTTTGGCGGCGACTGGCTGGTGTATGGCGGCATGGCGACGATCATCTGCGCCGGGTTGGCGATGGTGGCGGCGCAGCGACTGGAGCGTATGGCCAGCTTGAGCATTTTGGTGTCGGCGGGGATTTTGCTGTCGGCCGTCGGCTTCGCCCAACCCAGCCTGACCGCTGGTGCACTGTTCTATCTGGTCAGCTCAACCCTGGCGTTGAGCGCGCTATTCCTGCTGGCTGAACTGATCGAGCGTTCACGTTCGGCGAACGACCTGCCGCTGGACGAAGAAATCGATGCGCTGCCTAAAGCCATGGAATCCCTGCATCCGCGTCCTGGCGTGAACCTCGACGATGAGCAACAGGCGGTGGTAGGCCAGGTGATTCCCTGGACCATGGCATTCCTGGGCTTGAGCTTCATTGCCTGCGCCCTGCTGATCATCGGCATGCCGCCGCTGTCCGGGTTTATCGGCAAGCTCAGCTTGTTGAGTGCGCTGGTCAATCCGTTGGGCCTTGGAGTCAGCGTTGACGCACCGATCCGCCCTGCTGCGTGGGGCCTGGTGGCGCTGCTGATTCTCTCTGGCCTCGCGTCGTTGATCGCCTTCGCCCGCCTCGGCATCCAACGCTTCTGGACCCCGGAAGAGCGCCCTTCGCCACTGCTGCGCCGCTACGAGTGTGTGCCGATTTTCTTCCTGCTGGGCCTGAGCATCTTGCTGACCTTCAAGGCCGAACCGCTGATGCGCTACACCCAGGACACCGCCGTCAGCCTGAACAACCCGGAACACTACGTGATGGCGGTGATGGCCACGCGTCCCGTGCCTAGCCCTGAAGCCAAGGCCGCCGCGCTGGAGGTGCAACCATGA